The Aminivibrio sp. sequence CCGCGGTCATATCTTTCGCCGTTTTCAGCTTGATGATGGCGCTGGAGTTCTATTTTCTGAAGGCTCCGGACGTGGCCATTGCCGAAGCTGCCATCGGGGCCGGCCTGAGCACCACCATCTTTATCATCACTCTTCGGGCCTGCGGCCGGTTGAAGAGGCGCGAAGGAGGGCAGCGGCGATGAAAAAGACCCTTTTTGTTGTGGCGGCCATTCTCCTGGGCGCCTTGGTTCTGGGCGCAGCGGACAATGTCCATCCTTTCGGCGACCCCGGAAAGGCTCCCATGGATGACTTCTTTCTGGCGGATTCCCTGCCTAACCGCTCTGCGGAAAACATCGTCACCGCCGTGGTGTTCGATTACAGGGGATTCGACACTATCGGCGAGGCTGCGGTTTTGTTTACCGCTCTCTGCTCGATTTCGGTTCTTTTCAGGGAAGGGAGAAAAAAATAATGAATCCGCTTTCCATAGTGGTCCGCACTGTCTGTGACCTATTTGCGTGGTTCATGATCGTCTTCGGGGTGAACGTGCTTGTCCACGGATACATGACCCCGGGAGGCGGCTTCCAGGGAGGAGCCATTACGGCAACCTTCATGGCCTTCCTGCTGGTGGCCTATGGAGGCAGGAAGGTGCTGGGATGGGCGAAGAATGCACTCTACGACCTGTTCGAGGAAATCGGACTCCTGGCCTTCCTGCTTCTGGCCCTGTGGGGGTTTCCCAACTCTTTCTTCTACAACTCCTTCGTGAAGCCTTTTGTGGGCGGCGAAGGGATGATTGTCCCCGAATGCGGCACCATCGCCCTCATGTCCATCGCCGTTGGACTTGAGGTGGTCGGTGCTCTTTCCCTGATCATTCTGACAATGTTCAGGGGAATC is a genomic window containing:
- a CDS encoding hydrogenase subunit MbhD domain-containing protein codes for the protein MNTVLHLAILTVLALAAFFALWFKDLISAVISFAVFSLMMALEFYFLKAPDVAIAEAAIGAGLSTTIFIITLRACGRLKRREGGQRR
- the mbhE gene encoding hydrogen gas-evolving membrane-bound hydrogenase subunit E — protein: MKKTLFVVAAILLGALVLGAADNVHPFGDPGKAPMDDFFLADSLPNRSAENIVTAVVFDYRGFDTIGEAAVLFTALCSISVLFREGRKK
- a CDS encoding MnhB domain-containing protein, with product MNPLSIVVRTVCDLFAWFMIVFGVNVLVHGYMTPGGGFQGGAITATFMAFLLVAYGGRKVLGWAKNALYDLFEEIGLLAFLLLALWGFPNSFFYNSFVKPFVGGEGMIVPECGTIALMSIAVGLEVVGALSLIILTMFRGIRMFQGSSLEMEIGHDR